A genomic stretch from Anaerolinea thermophila UNI-1 includes:
- the rpiB gene encoding ribose 5-phosphate isomerase B — MRVAVACDHGGFPLKATVLRVVQEEGHEPLDLGAYDAQSSDYPDYALKIGEAILSGKADRGILLCGSGVGACIAANKIQGVYAGVCHDTYSAHQGVEHDDMNVLCLGARIVGEELAKELVRAFLRAKFSQEERHVRRVQKVRKIEQKGAVQPKDV; from the coding sequence ATGCGGGTAGCCGTTGCATGTGACCATGGTGGATTTCCATTAAAAGCCACGGTACTTCGTGTGGTTCAGGAAGAAGGGCATGAACCTCTTGACCTGGGGGCCTATGATGCGCAAAGTTCCGATTACCCAGACTATGCCTTAAAAATAGGGGAAGCCATTCTCAGTGGTAAAGCGGATAGGGGGATTCTACTTTGCGGTTCGGGTGTAGGTGCTTGTATTGCCGCTAATAAAATTCAAGGTGTTTATGCAGGGGTTTGCCACGATACCTATTCTGCACACCAGGGTGTGGAACATGATGATATGAATGTGCTTTGCCTCGGTGCCAGGATTGTTGGTGAAGAACTTGCCAAGGAACTCGTTCGGGCATTTCTTCGAGCGAAGTTTTCTCAGGAAGAGCGTCATGTCCGCAGAGTACAGAAGGTGCGTAAAATTGAACAGAAAGGAGCGGTTCAACCGAAAGACGTATGA
- the tkt gene encoding transketolase produces the protein METKEFQNKALNTIRFLSADGVQKANSGHPGLPMGAAAIAYTVWTRHLRHNPANPGWFNRDRFILSGGHGSMLLYSLLHLTGYDLPLEELQQFRQWGSRTPGHPEYGLTPGVETTTGPLGQGFANGVGMAIAEKHLAAVYNRPGHEIIDYFIYALVTDGDLMEGVAAEAASLAGHLKLGNLIYLYDDNRITIEGSTDVAFTEDRAKRFEAYGWQVLFVEDGNDVDAIDSAISLAKTDPRPSLIVVRTHIGYGLPTRQDTAKAHGEPPGEEELRGAKVKLGWPLEPSFYIPDDVLAFFRQAVERGKHWEEEWQRKFEAYRQSYPDLASELERRILGKLPDNWAEGLPEFPADPKGMATRVASGKVLNALAARLPELMGGSADLAPSTMTWMNSSPSFQAESPEGRNLQFGVREHGMGAIVNGMAYNGAFIPFGSTFLVFADYMRGAIRLSALSHLGSIWVFTHDSIGLGEDGPTHQPVEHLASLRAIPNLVVLRPADANETREAWKVAIERRHAPTVLALSRQPVPTLDRTELAPASGVAQGAYVLADLGDKLPEVILMASGSEVALIYEAGKELAREGIAVRLVSFPSWELFAQQDVSYRESVLPSHIKHRIAVEAGIGMGWERWVGCEGKIISIERFGASAPYKVIYQQLGLTVERIVEEAQSLLRGGY, from the coding sequence ATGGAAACAAAAGAATTTCAGAATAAAGCCTTGAATACTATTCGTTTTCTGTCTGCTGATGGTGTCCAAAAGGCCAATTCAGGGCATCCGGGGTTACCTATGGGAGCGGCGGCAATTGCCTATACCGTTTGGACAAGGCATTTGAGGCACAATCCTGCAAACCCGGGGTGGTTTAACCGTGATCGGTTTATTTTGTCCGGCGGTCATGGATCCATGCTTTTGTACAGTCTCCTCCACTTGACGGGGTATGACTTGCCACTGGAGGAACTTCAGCAGTTTCGTCAGTGGGGAAGTCGTACTCCTGGACATCCGGAATATGGATTAACCCCCGGCGTTGAGACAACCACTGGCCCGCTTGGACAGGGCTTTGCCAATGGGGTGGGTATGGCAATTGCCGAGAAGCATCTGGCGGCTGTGTACAATCGCCCTGGCCATGAAATAATTGATTATTTTATCTATGCTCTGGTGACGGATGGCGATTTAATGGAGGGGGTAGCCGCAGAAGCCGCATCTCTGGCAGGGCACTTGAAGTTAGGAAATTTAATTTATCTGTATGATGACAATCGCATTACCATCGAGGGTTCTACAGATGTCGCTTTTACCGAGGACCGCGCGAAACGGTTTGAGGCGTACGGCTGGCAGGTGTTGTTTGTCGAAGATGGCAACGATGTTGACGCTATCGACTCGGCTATTTCGCTCGCTAAAACCGATCCACGCCCCAGCCTCATTGTGGTGCGCACCCATATTGGCTATGGTTTGCCTACCCGTCAGGATACTGCCAAAGCCCATGGAGAGCCCCCTGGTGAAGAGGAACTTCGTGGCGCAAAGGTGAAGTTGGGTTGGCCTCTCGAACCCTCTTTTTATATCCCTGATGATGTTCTTGCTTTCTTCCGTCAGGCTGTCGAACGAGGGAAACATTGGGAGGAAGAATGGCAAAGGAAATTTGAAGCCTATCGTCAATCCTACCCCGATCTGGCATCTGAATTAGAGCGGCGAATTCTCGGTAAATTACCGGATAACTGGGCTGAAGGATTGCCGGAGTTCCCTGCTGACCCGAAAGGTATGGCTACGCGTGTTGCTTCTGGAAAGGTGCTGAACGCCCTGGCTGCTCGATTGCCAGAATTGATGGGCGGTTCTGCTGATTTAGCCCCCTCCACGATGACCTGGATGAATTCTTCGCCTTCATTCCAGGCAGAATCACCGGAAGGCAGGAATTTGCAGTTTGGGGTTCGCGAACACGGCATGGGTGCGATAGTAAACGGTATGGCTTACAATGGGGCTTTCATTCCTTTTGGCTCGACTTTCCTTGTGTTTGCCGACTATATGCGCGGAGCCATCCGTTTATCGGCATTGTCGCATTTGGGTTCAATTTGGGTATTTACTCATGACAGTATCGGACTGGGTGAGGATGGGCCTACCCATCAACCTGTTGAACATCTGGCAAGTTTACGGGCAATCCCCAATCTGGTTGTGCTCCGTCCGGCGGATGCCAATGAGACCAGGGAGGCCTGGAAAGTGGCTATTGAGCGGCGGCATGCACCCACTGTTCTGGCACTTTCACGTCAGCCAGTACCGACACTGGACCGAACAGAATTAGCCCCTGCAAGTGGAGTGGCTCAAGGGGCTTATGTGTTAGCCGATTTGGGGGATAAGTTGCCTGAAGTGATTCTGATGGCTTCGGGGTCAGAAGTTGCTCTGATTTATGAAGCCGGAAAGGAACTTGCCAGAGAGGGCATTGCTGTTCGTTTGGTCTCCTTCCCCTCCTGGGAGTTGTTTGCTCAACAAGATGTTTCCTATCGTGAAAGCGTCTTACCTTCTCATATCAAGCACCGTATCGCTGTAGAAGCAGGTATTGGTATGGGATGGGAACGCTGGGTTGGCTGTGAGGGGAAGATCATTTCGATCGAGCGCTTCGGCGCATCTGCCCCTTACAAGGTCATTTACCAGCAATTGGGATTGACCGTTGAAAGAATAGTGGAAGAGGCGCAATCCCTTCTGAGGGGAGGATATTAA